One segment of Streptomyces sp. NBC_00576 DNA contains the following:
- a CDS encoding ABC transporter permease, whose translation MSFWEYLGNRHQQLLTDALQHAGTVFQCVVVATVVGVALGAVTYRSEWAGNLATTATSTILTIPSLAMIGLLIPVVGLGVAPTVVALTLYGLLPIVRNAIVGLRGVDPSLVDAAKDIGMSRVARLTRVELPLAWPPILTGIRVSTQMLMGIAAVAAYASGPGLGNEIFRGIASLGSENALNQVLAGTLGIIVLAALFDAAYVVVGRLTIPRGVRV comes from the coding sequence GTGAGCTTCTGGGAGTACCTCGGAAACCGCCATCAGCAGCTGCTCACGGACGCGCTCCAGCATGCCGGCACCGTCTTCCAGTGCGTGGTCGTGGCGACCGTCGTCGGGGTGGCGCTCGGTGCCGTCACGTACCGGAGCGAGTGGGCGGGGAATCTGGCGACCACGGCGACGTCGACGATCCTGACGATCCCCTCGCTCGCGATGATCGGCCTGCTGATCCCTGTCGTCGGCCTGGGTGTGGCGCCCACGGTCGTCGCCCTCACCCTCTACGGCCTCCTTCCGATCGTGCGCAACGCGATCGTGGGCCTGCGCGGCGTCGACCCGTCGCTGGTGGATGCGGCGAAGGACATCGGGATGTCCCGGGTGGCGCGGCTGACCCGGGTGGAGCTGCCGCTGGCCTGGCCGCCGATCCTGACCGGCATCCGGGTCTCGACGCAGATGCTGATGGGCATCGCGGCGGTCGCCGCGTACGCCTCGGGGCCGGGGCTCGGCAACGAGATCTTCCGTGGCATCGCCTCGCTGGGCAGCGAGAACGCCCTGAACCAGGTCCTCGCGGGCACGCTGGGGATCATCGTGCTGGCGGCTCTGTTCGACGCGGCGTACGTGGTCGTCGGACGGCTGACGATTCCGAGGGGGGTCCGTGTCTGA
- a CDS encoding immune inhibitor A domain-containing protein: protein MTSRPWTFRTAAVGVALATAAATFSTFAIAEADSGSGKGASAVPAANRHDPAEQQHADHDLDGPLSKTQEAQREEALRQVISGEAKAQSRNGSQVVQLKSGKGKGKYVELGRERTDKIFTILVEFGDQVDSRYGGTPGPLHNKIAKPDRAQDNSTAWQADYNTEHFKKLYFGTGKNTESMKKYYEKQSSGRYSVEGTVSDWVKVPYNEARYGSNKCDPDNCAWFAVQDGVAAWVAAQKAAGATDAAIKTQLAAYDQWDRNDFDADGNFNEPDGYIDHFQIVHAGEDESAGGGAQGEDAIWAHRWFAFGTDAGSTGPAGNRLGGAQIGNSGIWVGDYTIQPENGGLGVFAHEYGHDLGLPDHYDTTNTGENSTGYWTLMSGGSWLGTGGDNIGNLPGDMTAWDKLQLGWLDYDTAKAGKKSNHKLGVAEYNTKNAQALVVQLPDKTVTTEIVAPAQGATQWWSGSDNNLSNTLTRSVDLTGKSSATLTLDGWYDIEADYDYLYTEVSTDGGVTFTPIDGTVDGAAIPRDGSGKPALTGTVDAYKKLSYSLDAYAGKKFDLRFRYTSDGGVSQKGFAADEITLTADGATLFADNAESADAAWKTKGFSRIGASYTDSYPQYYIAENRQYVSYDKTLKVGPYNFGFSTTRPDWVEHFPYQNGLLIWKWDTSQNDNNVTAHPGLGKILPVDAHPTPLKWADGTLMRSRIQSYDSPFSLYRTDALRLHNADVLTKIPSQKGVPIFNDRTSTYYDAATPLAGVKITDTNTKIKIVKEAKDGSTISVQVGPAVK, encoded by the coding sequence GTGACCAGCAGACCCTGGACGTTCAGAACGGCGGCCGTCGGTGTGGCACTCGCCACAGCCGCCGCCACCTTCTCCACCTTCGCCATTGCCGAGGCCGATTCCGGCTCAGGCAAGGGCGCTTCGGCGGTACCGGCCGCGAACCGGCACGACCCGGCGGAGCAGCAGCACGCCGACCACGACCTCGACGGGCCGCTCAGCAAGACCCAGGAGGCCCAGCGCGAGGAAGCCCTCAGGCAGGTCATCTCCGGCGAGGCCAAGGCCCAGAGCCGCAACGGCTCGCAGGTCGTGCAGCTCAAGAGCGGCAAGGGCAAGGGCAAGTACGTCGAGCTCGGCCGCGAGCGAACCGACAAGATCTTCACGATCCTCGTCGAGTTCGGCGACCAGGTCGACAGCCGCTACGGCGGCACGCCCGGCCCGCTGCACAACAAGATAGCCAAGCCGGACCGCGCCCAGGACAACAGCACGGCCTGGCAGGCGGACTACAACACCGAGCACTTCAAGAAGCTCTACTTCGGCACCGGCAAGAACACCGAGTCGATGAAGAAGTACTACGAGAAGCAGTCCTCGGGCCGCTACTCGGTAGAGGGCACGGTCTCGGACTGGGTCAAGGTCCCCTACAACGAGGCCCGTTACGGGTCCAACAAGTGCGATCCCGACAACTGCGCCTGGTTCGCGGTGCAGGACGGGGTCGCCGCATGGGTCGCGGCGCAGAAGGCAGCCGGCGCGACCGACGCGGCGATCAAGACCCAGCTGGCCGCGTACGACCAGTGGGACCGCAACGACTTCGACGCCGACGGCAACTTCAACGAGCCCGACGGCTACATCGACCACTTCCAGATCGTGCATGCCGGTGAGGACGAGTCCGCGGGCGGCGGCGCGCAGGGCGAGGACGCCATCTGGGCGCACCGCTGGTTCGCGTTCGGCACCGACGCCGGTTCGACCGGCCCCGCCGGCAACCGGCTCGGCGGCGCGCAGATCGGCAACTCCGGTATCTGGGTCGGCGACTACACCATCCAGCCGGAGAACGGCGGACTCGGCGTCTTCGCCCACGAGTACGGTCACGACCTCGGTCTGCCGGACCACTACGACACCACCAACACCGGTGAGAACTCGACCGGTTACTGGACCCTGATGTCGGGCGGCTCCTGGCTCGGCACCGGTGGCGACAACATCGGCAACCTGCCGGGCGACATGACCGCCTGGGACAAACTCCAGCTGGGCTGGCTCGACTACGACACGGCGAAGGCCGGGAAGAAGTCGAACCACAAGCTGGGCGTCGCCGAGTACAACACCAAGAACGCGCAGGCGCTCGTCGTCCAGCTGCCGGACAAGACGGTCACCACCGAGATCGTCGCCCCGGCGCAGGGCGCGACCCAGTGGTGGAGCGGCAGCGACAACAACCTCTCCAACACGCTGACCCGTTCGGTCGACCTCACCGGCAAGTCCTCGGCCACCCTCACCCTGGACGGCTGGTACGACATCGAGGCCGACTACGACTACCTCTACACCGAGGTCTCCACCGACGGCGGCGTCACCTTCACGCCGATCGACGGCACGGTCGACGGCGCTGCCATCCCGCGTGACGGCAGCGGCAAGCCGGCGCTCACCGGCACGGTGGACGCGTACAAGAAGCTGTCGTACTCCCTGGACGCCTACGCGGGCAAGAAGTTCGACCTGCGCTTCCGCTACACCTCTGACGGCGGCGTCTCCCAGAAGGGCTTCGCGGCCGACGAGATCACCCTCACCGCCGACGGCGCGACGCTCTTCGCCGACAACGCGGAGAGCGCGGACGCGGCGTGGAAGACGAAGGGCTTCTCGCGCATCGGCGCGTCCTACACGGACAGCTACCCGCAGTACTACATCGCCGAGAACCGCCAGTACGTGTCGTACGACAAGACCCTCAAGGTCGGCCCGTACAACTTCGGCTTCTCGACGACCCGTCCGGACTGGGTCGAGCACTTCCCGTACCAGAACGGCCTGTTGATCTGGAAGTGGGACACCTCCCAGAACGACAACAACGTCACCGCGCACCCGGGTCTCGGCAAGATCCTTCCGGTGGACGCGCACCCGACCCCGCTGAAGTGGGCGGACGGCACGCTGATGCGCAGCCGCATCCAGTCCTACGACTCCCCCTTCAGCCTGTACCGCACGGATGCGCTCCGGCTCCACAACGCGGACGTGCTCACGAAGATCCCCTCCCAGAAGGGCGTGCCGATCTTCAACGACCGCACCTCCACGTACTACGACGCGGCGACCCCGCTCGCGGGCGTGAAGATCACTGACACCAACACCAAGATCAAGATCGTCAAGGAGGCCAAGGACGGCTCCACGATCTCGGTCCAGGTGGGCCCCGCAGTGAAGTAA
- the hppD gene encoding 4-hydroxyphenylpyruvate dioxygenase codes for MTQTTHLTPDTARQADPFPVKGMDAVVFAVGNAKQAAHYYSTAFGMRLVAYSGPETGSRETASYVLENGSARFVFTSVVKPATTWGHFLAAHVAEHGDGVVDLAIEVPDARAAYTYAVEHGARPLAEPYELKDEHGTVVLAVIATYGQTRHTLVERTGYDGPYLPGFAAAAPIVEPPARRTFQAIDHCVGNVELGHMNEWVGFYNKVMGFTNMKEFVGDDIATEYSALMSKVVADGTLKVKFPINEPALAKKKSQIDEYLEFYGSAGVQHIALNSNDIVETVRTMRAAGVQFLDTPDSYYDTLGEWVGDTRVPVDTLRELKILADRDEDGYLLQIFTKPVQDKPTVFFEIIERHGSMGFGKGNFKALFEAIEREQDKRGNL; via the coding sequence ATGACGCAGACCACACACCTCACTCCCGACACCGCCCGGCAGGCAGACCCCTTCCCGGTCAAGGGAATGGACGCGGTCGTCTTCGCCGTGGGCAACGCCAAACAGGCGGCGCACTACTACTCCACGGCCTTCGGTATGCGGCTCGTCGCCTACTCCGGACCGGAGACGGGCAGCCGCGAGACGGCGTCGTACGTCCTGGAGAACGGTTCCGCCCGGTTCGTGTTCACCTCGGTCGTCAAGCCCGCCACCACCTGGGGCCACTTCCTGGCCGCACATGTGGCCGAGCACGGCGACGGCGTCGTCGACCTCGCCATCGAGGTCCCGGACGCCCGCGCCGCGTACACGTACGCCGTCGAGCACGGCGCCCGCCCGCTGGCCGAGCCGTACGAGCTGAAGGACGAGCACGGCACGGTCGTACTCGCCGTGATCGCCACGTACGGCCAGACCCGCCACACCCTCGTCGAGCGCACGGGGTACGACGGCCCGTACCTCCCGGGGTTCGCCGCCGCGGCCCCGATCGTCGAACCGCCCGCCCGGCGCACCTTCCAGGCGATCGACCACTGCGTGGGCAACGTCGAACTCGGCCACATGAACGAATGGGTCGGCTTCTACAACAAGGTCATGGGCTTCACGAACATGAAGGAGTTCGTGGGCGACGACATCGCCACCGAGTACAGCGCGCTGATGTCGAAGGTCGTCGCCGACGGCACCCTCAAGGTCAAGTTCCCGATCAACGAGCCGGCCCTCGCCAAGAAGAAGTCCCAGATCGACGAGTACCTGGAGTTCTACGGCAGCGCGGGCGTCCAGCACATCGCCCTCAACTCCAATGACATCGTCGAGACCGTACGGACCATGCGGGCGGCCGGGGTCCAGTTCCTCGACACACCCGACTCGTACTACGACACCCTGGGGGAGTGGGTCGGTGACACCCGCGTCCCCGTCGACACCCTCCGCGAGCTGAAGATCCTCGCCGACCGCGACGAGGACGGCTATCTGCTGCAGATCTTCACCAAGCCGGTCCAGGACAAGCCGACCGTCTTCTTCGAGATCATCGAACGACACGGCTCGATGGGCTTCGGCAAGGGCAACTTCAAGGCCCTCTTCGAGGCGATCGAACGGGAGCAGGACAAGCGCGGCAACCTGTAG
- a CDS encoding SsgA family sporulation/cell division regulator — protein MNTVVERELELKLILSPERSIPVPARLTYRANDPFAVHIAFHIGSENPVNWTFARELLVEGVFRPCGHGDVRVWPTKVDGHSVVLMALSSPDGDALLEAPTAQVSAWLERTLRAVPPGSEVEQLGIDDGLAELLAPFPADDLWLRDPWPSDESQDGEGYV, from the coding sequence ATGAACACCGTGGTGGAACGGGAACTGGAGCTGAAACTCATCCTGTCGCCGGAGCGGAGCATCCCCGTCCCCGCCCGCCTCACCTACCGCGCCAACGATCCGTTCGCCGTCCACATCGCCTTCCACATCGGCTCCGAGAACCCCGTGAACTGGACGTTCGCCCGTGAACTCCTCGTCGAGGGGGTGTTCCGGCCGTGCGGTCACGGTGACGTCCGGGTGTGGCCGACGAAGGTCGACGGGCACAGCGTGGTCCTGATGGCGCTGAGTTCACCCGACGGGGACGCCCTTCTTGAGGCGCCCACCGCTCAGGTGTCGGCGTGGCTGGAGCGCACCCTGCGGGCGGTACCGCCGGGCTCTGAGGTCGAGCAGCTCGGCATCGACGACGGCCTCGCCGAGCTGCTCGCGCCCTTTCCGGCCGATGATCTGTGGCTGCGCGACCCGTGGCCGTCGGACGAGTCCCAGGACGGGGAGGGATACGTATGA
- a CDS encoding RDD family protein, producing MSSEPPPGSGQQPPEDDDPFRKQPPPPSYGAGDPYGSSGPTGGGSPYGGGAPYGAGGGDPYGGAGDPLSGMPPLADSGRRVLARIIDMILVGVVAWLLTWGFNVNEYDIDNDDIEYGRSLGQSLIVAVLYIAYDTILISRTGQTLGKTWLKLRVANLDNGATPSVQTTLVRSLVLWIPFAFCCACVWTAIAGGWSFFDKPYKQGLHDKVAKTVVVSTG from the coding sequence ATGAGCAGCGAACCGCCCCCCGGCTCCGGTCAGCAGCCACCGGAAGACGACGACCCGTTCAGGAAGCAGCCACCGCCTCCGTCGTACGGCGCAGGCGATCCGTACGGCAGCTCAGGCCCGACAGGCGGCGGCTCGCCGTACGGAGGTGGTGCGCCCTACGGAGCCGGCGGCGGTGATCCGTACGGCGGCGCCGGCGACCCCCTCTCGGGCATGCCCCCGCTCGCCGACAGCGGCCGACGCGTGCTCGCGCGGATCATCGACATGATCCTTGTCGGTGTCGTCGCCTGGCTGCTGACCTGGGGCTTCAACGTCAACGAGTACGACATCGACAACGACGACATCGAGTACGGCCGCTCGCTCGGCCAGTCGCTCATCGTCGCCGTGCTCTACATCGCGTACGACACGATCCTGATCTCCCGGACCGGGCAGACACTCGGCAAGACCTGGCTCAAGCTCCGGGTCGCCAACCTCGACAACGGCGCCACGCCCTCCGTGCAGACCACGCTCGTCCGCTCGCTCGTGCTGTGGATCCCGTTCGCGTTCTGCTGCGCCTGCGTCTGGACGGCGATCGCGGGCGGCTGGAGCTTCTTCGACAAGCCGTACAAGCAGGGCCTGCACGACAAGGTGGCCAAGACGGTGGTGGTCAGCACGGGTTGA
- a CDS encoding Lrp/AsnC family transcriptional regulator, which produces MAIDELDGRIIVLLAREPRIGVLEMSRRLGVARGTAQARLDRLQSNGVIRGFGPQVDPAALGYPVTAFATLQIRQGQGPDVRAHLASVPEVLELHTTTGSGDMLCRLVARSNADLQRVIDRVVGFDGIVRAATAIVMENPVPLRIIPLVEQAALEDSD; this is translated from the coding sequence GTGGCGATCGACGAGCTGGACGGGCGGATCATCGTGCTGCTCGCGCGGGAGCCGCGGATCGGCGTACTGGAGATGTCCCGGCGGCTCGGCGTGGCGCGTGGGACGGCGCAGGCGCGCCTCGACCGGCTTCAGTCGAATGGCGTCATCCGGGGGTTCGGGCCGCAGGTGGACCCGGCGGCCCTCGGCTACCCGGTCACCGCCTTCGCGACGCTCCAGATCCGGCAGGGGCAAGGTCCCGACGTACGGGCCCACTTGGCGTCCGTACCGGAGGTGCTGGAGCTGCACACGACCACCGGCAGCGGGGACATGCTGTGCCGGCTCGTGGCCCGCTCGAACGCCGATCTCCAGCGGGTGATCGACCGGGTCGTCGGTTTTGATGGCATCGTCCGGGCCGCCACGGCGATCGTCATGGAGAACCCCGTTCCGCTGCGGATCATCCCGCTCGTGGAGCAGGCGGCTCTGGAGGACAGCGACTGA
- a CDS encoding FAD-binding oxidoreductase — translation MIMSRIQAAPDEAQGNLTDRLLAELPAEAVLTDPDITAAYANDMASFCEAGTPAVVVLPRTVEQVQHVMRVATELRVPVVPQGARTGLSGAANASEGCIVLSLVKMDRILEINPVDRIAVVEPGVINATLSRAVNEHGLYYPPDPSSWEMCTIGGNIGTASGGLCCVKYGVTAEYVLGLDVVLADGRLMSTGRRTAKGVAGYDLTRLFVGSEGSLGIVVRAVLALKPQPPQQLVLAAEFGSAAAACDAVCRIMEGGHVPSLLELMDRTTVKAVNDLANMGLPETTEALLLCAFDTHDPAADLAAVGVLCEAAGATQVVPADDAAESELLLQARRLCLVALEAVKGTTMIDDVCVPRSRLAELLEGVERIAEKYQLTIGVCAHAGDGNTHPTVCFDAQDADESRRARESFDEIMALGLELGGTITGEHGVGILKKEWLARELGPVGVEMQQAVKAAFDPLGLLNPGKLF, via the coding sequence GTGATCATGAGCCGTATCCAAGCCGCACCCGACGAAGCCCAGGGCAACCTCACTGACCGGCTCCTCGCGGAGCTGCCGGCCGAGGCCGTGCTCACCGATCCGGACATCACCGCCGCCTACGCGAACGACATGGCGAGCTTCTGCGAGGCGGGCACCCCGGCCGTCGTGGTCCTGCCGCGCACCGTCGAACAGGTCCAGCACGTCATGCGCGTCGCCACCGAGCTGCGCGTCCCGGTCGTCCCGCAGGGCGCCCGCACCGGACTGTCGGGCGCGGCCAACGCGTCCGAGGGCTGCATCGTGCTGTCGCTCGTGAAGATGGACCGGATCCTGGAGATCAACCCGGTCGACCGCATCGCCGTCGTCGAACCCGGCGTCATCAACGCCACCCTCTCCCGCGCGGTCAATGAACACGGCCTGTACTACCCGCCGGACCCCTCCAGCTGGGAGATGTGCACGATCGGCGGCAACATCGGCACCGCGTCGGGCGGGCTGTGCTGCGTGAAGTACGGCGTCACGGCCGAGTACGTACTGGGCCTGGACGTCGTGCTGGCCGACGGACGGCTCATGTCCACCGGGCGGCGGACCGCGAAGGGCGTCGCCGGATACGACCTCACCCGCCTGTTCGTGGGCTCGGAGGGCTCCCTCGGCATCGTCGTACGGGCGGTGCTGGCCCTCAAGCCACAGCCGCCCCAACAGCTTGTCCTGGCCGCCGAGTTCGGGTCGGCAGCCGCCGCGTGCGACGCCGTGTGCCGGATCATGGAGGGCGGTCATGTGCCGTCCCTCCTCGAACTGATGGACCGTACGACCGTCAAGGCCGTCAACGACCTGGCGAACATGGGGCTGCCGGAGACCACCGAGGCCCTGCTGCTCTGCGCCTTCGACACCCACGACCCCGCCGCCGACCTGGCCGCCGTCGGCGTGCTCTGCGAGGCGGCCGGGGCGACGCAGGTGGTCCCCGCCGACGACGCCGCCGAGTCCGAACTCCTCCTCCAGGCAAGGAGGTTGTGCCTCGTCGCGCTCGAAGCGGTCAAGGGCACGACGATGATCGACGACGTGTGCGTCCCCCGGTCGCGACTCGCCGAGCTGCTGGAGGGGGTCGAGCGCATCGCCGAGAAGTACCAGCTGACCATCGGGGTCTGCGCCCACGCCGGCGACGGCAACACCCACCCCACGGTCTGCTTCGACGCCCAGGACGCCGACGAGTCCCGGCGGGCCCGCGAGTCCTTCGACGAGATCATGGCCCTCGGCCTGGAACTCGGCGGCACGATCACCGGGGAGCACGGCGTCGGCATCCTCAAGAAGGAGTGGCTGGCACGCGAGCTGGGCCCGGTGGGCGTGGAGATGCAGCAGGCGGTCAAGGCGGCCTTCGACCCGCTGGGCCTCCTGAACCCGGGCAAGCTGTTCTGA
- a CDS encoding tetratricopeptide repeat protein, with protein sequence MEMEKVRVRVLPRPLIAALAGCAVLGGALMLLPPDRSSAVPSPGPAARAELAVTAGSPAALPDLAALIGDREAFVRAHPRDGQAWAQLGSAYVERGRRTADATDFPRAERALRTSVKVRAGQNAEALGGLAALANARRDFQAARKWGEAALRQAPKRWTSYPPLLDAYTGLGDYKAVRRTLERLQGLRSGAAVPAVSARAAGVYRDEGRREDAQAALADAAARAATPAEEAEWQYRAGELAWERGEPADALRHFEAALRLDPGLGSARAGEGRALAALGRTREALSAYRAALARQPSPQYALELGELYDSLGRPEEAQAQYAVLRARVAKEQVGGVDGELLLGRFEADHGDAASAVRRLRAQWARQPGLEVADALGWALHRAGKGEEALGWAKRTTDKEHGGEVRSALYAYHRGMIERESGLTGPARRHLAEALRINPYFSPVGGPEAQEALNELGAL encoded by the coding sequence ATGGAGATGGAGAAAGTCCGTGTTCGTGTCCTCCCGCGCCCGTTGATCGCCGCACTCGCGGGGTGTGCGGTACTCGGCGGCGCACTGATGCTGCTTCCCCCGGACCGCTCGTCCGCCGTGCCCTCGCCGGGTCCGGCGGCCAGGGCGGAACTGGCGGTGACCGCCGGGTCACCCGCCGCGCTGCCCGACCTGGCGGCACTCATCGGGGACCGTGAGGCATTCGTACGCGCCCATCCGCGTGACGGTCAGGCCTGGGCGCAGCTCGGCTCGGCCTATGTGGAGCGCGGGCGGCGGACGGCGGACGCCACGGACTTCCCGAGGGCGGAACGGGCGCTGCGTACGTCGGTCAAGGTGCGTGCGGGGCAGAACGCCGAGGCGCTCGGTGGGCTGGCCGCGCTGGCGAACGCGCGCCGTGATTTCCAGGCCGCCCGGAAGTGGGGGGAGGCGGCGCTGCGTCAGGCGCCGAAGCGCTGGACGTCGTACCCGCCGCTGCTCGACGCGTACACGGGCCTCGGCGACTACAAGGCGGTCCGGCGGACGCTGGAGCGGCTGCAGGGGCTGCGTTCCGGGGCCGCGGTGCCCGCGGTGTCGGCGCGGGCGGCGGGCGTGTACCGGGACGAGGGCCGGCGTGAGGACGCTCAGGCGGCGCTCGCGGACGCGGCGGCACGGGCCGCGACCCCGGCCGAGGAGGCCGAATGGCAGTACCGGGCGGGCGAGTTGGCATGGGAGCGCGGCGAACCGGCCGACGCGTTGCGGCACTTCGAGGCGGCCCTGCGTCTCGATCCCGGGCTGGGGTCCGCGCGGGCGGGCGAGGGACGGGCGTTGGCGGCGCTGGGCCGTACGCGGGAGGCGCTGAGCGCGTACCGGGCGGCTCTGGCCAGGCAGCCGTCGCCTCAGTACGCGCTGGAACTGGGCGAGTTGTACGACTCCCTGGGCCGGCCCGAGGAGGCACAGGCGCAGTACGCGGTGCTGCGGGCGCGGGTCGCGAAGGAGCAAGTCGGCGGTGTGGACGGGGAGTTGCTGCTCGGCCGGTTCGAGGCGGACCACGGGGACGCGGCCTCGGCCGTACGGCGGCTGCGGGCCCAGTGGGCGCGGCAGCCGGGGCTCGAGGTCGCGGACGCGCTGGGCTGGGCGTTGCACCGGGCGGGCAAGGGTGAGGAGGCGCTCGGCTGGGCGAAGCGGACGACCGACAAGGAGCACGGCGGCGAGGTGCGCAGCGCGCTGTACGCGTACCACCGGGGCATGATCGAGCGGGAGTCGGGGCTGACGGGTCCCGCGCGCCGGCATCTGGCGGAGGCGTTGCGGATCAACCCGTACTTCTCGCCGGTGGGCGGGCCGGAGGCGCAGGAGGCGTTGAACGAACTGGGGGCGTTGTAA
- a CDS encoding RDD family protein, giving the protein MSAPTPAPGDDRPREGYYPDPSIPGYVRFWNGASWVPGTSRPAQSDDASGAARVEETGPHFFDEDPRSPGAEPRRATPAEAQHGSRPEPASAWGADRSHQSGFGGDRDRQVSWGSPAQAADPRTADPRVVGEPPVQPDGFSARTDGTATIPPAEPDAGDVPESGTFVFRRPTPGPAAEGGVPGTRGPVPSEGTMTFRALSPRTGREGGAGGAQPGSTSSPEGAQGPVTAPAAAPAPGRGFGAGKAAAARAAAAQGANPALLPATPAVPQQNAPGAGAAMAPGVGGGQPSWAQQVHRLATPEEGSEPRVTPWKPPVEDVFQAAARRQASARPAGLGKRLVARFVDTLVLGALTAVAAVPLGTMAVDHITEKVDAAKLSGETVTVWLLDGTTGLYLGIVLAVLLLAGVLSEAWPTAKWGRTLGKKLVGLEVRDIEGHEPPSFGGALRRWLVYAVPGLLGIGVVGVLWCLFDRPWRQCWHDKAAHTFVAG; this is encoded by the coding sequence ATGAGCGCCCCAACCCCGGCCCCCGGTGACGACAGGCCCCGCGAAGGGTATTACCCGGACCCGTCCATTCCTGGATATGTCAGGTTCTGGAACGGTGCCTCCTGGGTGCCGGGCACCAGCCGCCCGGCGCAGTCCGACGACGCGTCCGGTGCGGCGCGGGTGGAGGAGACCGGGCCGCACTTCTTCGACGAGGACCCGCGGTCGCCGGGCGCAGAGCCGCGTCGGGCGACCCCTGCCGAGGCCCAGCACGGCAGCCGGCCCGAACCGGCGTCCGCCTGGGGCGCCGACCGCTCCCACCAGTCCGGCTTCGGCGGCGACCGGGACCGCCAGGTCTCCTGGGGCTCACCGGCACAGGCCGCCGACCCGAGGACAGCCGACCCCAGGGTCGTAGGCGAGCCCCCGGTCCAGCCGGACGGGTTCTCGGCCCGCACGGACGGTACGGCGACGATCCCGCCCGCGGAGCCGGACGCCGGTGACGTGCCCGAGTCGGGCACGTTCGTGTTCCGCCGGCCCACCCCGGGACCGGCCGCCGAGGGAGGCGTCCCCGGCACCCGTGGCCCCGTCCCCTCCGAGGGCACCATGACCTTCCGTGCGCTCTCCCCGCGCACGGGGCGCGAAGGCGGGGCGGGCGGCGCGCAGCCGGGGAGCACGAGCTCCCCGGAGGGGGCGCAGGGTCCGGTCACGGCACCCGCGGCCGCACCCGCGCCGGGCCGCGGCTTCGGCGCCGGAAAGGCCGCGGCGGCCCGTGCGGCGGCGGCCCAGGGCGCGAACCCCGCCCTGCTGCCCGCGACCCCGGCCGTTCCCCAGCAGAACGCCCCGGGCGCCGGTGCGGCCATGGCCCCCGGCGTCGGCGGCGGCCAGCCCTCCTGGGCCCAGCAGGTGCACCGCCTGGCCACGCCCGAGGAGGGCTCGGAACCGCGCGTCACACCCTGGAAGCCGCCCGTCGAGGACGTGTTCCAGGCCGCCGCCCGCCGACAGGCGTCGGCCCGTCCGGCGGGCCTCGGCAAGCGGCTGGTCGCACGGTTCGTGGACACCCTGGTCCTCGGCGCCCTCACCGCCGTGGCCGCCGTACCGCTGGGCACCATGGCCGTCGACCACATCACGGAGAAGGTCGACGCGGCCAAGCTCTCCGGCGAGACCGTGACCGTATGGCTGCTGGACGGCACGACCGGGCTGTACCTGGGCATCGTGCTGGCCGTGCTGCTGCTTGCCGGCGTCCTGTCCGAGGCGTGGCCCACCGCCAAGTGGGGTCGCACCCTCGGCAAGAAGCTGGTCGGTCTGGAGGTCCGGGACATCGAGGGCCACGAGCCGCCGTCGTTCGGCGGGGCCCTGCGCCGCTGGCTCGTCTACGCCGTCCCGGGGCTGCTCGGCATCGGCGTCGTGGGCGTCCTGTGGTGCCTGTTCGACCGCCCGTGGCGCCAGTGCTGGCACGACAAGGCGGCGCACACGTTCGTGGCGGGCTGA
- a CDS encoding pyridoxamine 5'-phosphate oxidase family protein — MTAADTPTDGPRSIEQRRREALDRLARDIDVWVATADATGEPTLVPLTFWWDGETVWLATRDTNPTGRNLRASGRARLCFGHTRDVVLIHGTARMLTRDELPTSVGDAFTAKDGWDPRESGPSYVWFQVTPKIIQAWGTVPEMTDRDLMRDGKWLVQGD, encoded by the coding sequence ATGACGGCAGCTGACACTCCCACCGACGGACCCCGCAGCATCGAGCAGCGCAGGCGCGAGGCGCTGGATCGGCTCGCCCGGGACATCGACGTATGGGTCGCCACGGCCGACGCCACCGGCGAGCCGACGCTCGTTCCGCTGACCTTCTGGTGGGACGGCGAGACGGTGTGGCTGGCCACCCGCGACACCAACCCGACCGGCCGCAACCTGCGCGCCTCGGGCCGGGCGCGGCTCTGCTTCGGCCACACCCGGGACGTCGTCCTGATCCACGGCACCGCCCGCATGCTGACCCGCGACGAGCTGCCCACCTCCGTGGGCGACGCCTTCACCGCGAAGGACGGCTGGGACCCGCGCGAGAGCGGCCCTTCATACGTCTGGTTCCAGGTCACCCCGAAGATCATCCAGGCATGGGGCACCGTGCCCGAGATGACCGACCGGGATCTGATGCGCGACGGAAAGTGGCTGGTCCAGGGCGACTGA